In Ascochyta rabiei chromosome 2, complete sequence, one genomic interval encodes:
- a CDS encoding Multidrug resistance protein, giving the protein MVDPSILLAKTPRSTCSQQSGQPQVLRNRSNGLKYGNTAKSTKKYRSSSQLRENAYRPSAVIDPSDESHQAFAASFITQLLAVGIRVAQQYWRTPSYIYSKAILTVGCSLPIGFSFFKGDNTQQGLQNQMFGVFIFLFVVIQLIYQIMPMFVSQRTLYEARERQSKTYAWQTFVLSNVVIEMAWNAFMAVFCFLVWFYPAALYRNAQPTDSVGIRSFQTLLLVVVTFIFASALAHMLIAGCPSEEVAGAFATLLSTMLYAFCGILAGPDALPGFWIFMYRVNPFTYLVSSLMSTTLGQAPAYCADTEFQQFSPANETCLEYMQKYMSIAGGYLRDNEATDQCQYCQIDNTDQFLRRINASWETRWRNFGLLWVYVAFNVTAAMLLYWLCRVPKGRKAKNGSGRSSPKMQMLPHGALGSFPVNRFRFNIQSVIDF; this is encoded by the exons ATGGTGGACCCGAGTATACTACTGGCCAAAACCCCGCGGAGTACATGCTCGCAGCAATCGGGGCAGCCCCAGGTGCTCAGAAATCGATCGAATGGCCTCAAGTATGGAAATACAGCCAAGAGTACAAAGAAGTACAGGTCGAGCTCTCAGTTGCGGGAAAATGCGTATCGCCCGTCCGCCGTTATAGATCCGTCCGATGAAAGCCATCAGGCCTTCGCTGCATCGTTCATAACTCAGCTCCTAGCTGTTGGTATCCGTGTTGCTCAACAGTACTGGCGTACTCCTTCGTACATATACTCCAAGGCGATTCTTACCGTCGGTTGTTCGCTTCCCATCGGGTTCTCTTTCTTTAAGGGCGACAACACCCAGCAAGGTCTCCAGAACCAAATGTTTGGTGTCTTCATCTTCCTCTTCGTGGTAATCCAACTTATTTATCAGATCATGCCTATGTTTGTAAGTCAGCGAACGTTATATGAGGCTCGAGAGAGGCAGTCAAAGACATACGCCTGGCAGACGTTCGTGTTGTCCAACGTTGTAATCGAAATGGCTTGGAATGCG TTCATGGCTGTCTTCTGCTTCCTCGTCTGGTTTTATCCGGCAGCCTTGTATCGCAACGCACAGCCTACAGACTCTGTCGGCATTCGGTCCTTCCAAACGTTGCTTCTTGTTGTGGTCACCTTCATCTTTGCATCGGCCTTGGCGCATATGCTGATCGCCGGTTGCCCCAGCGAGGAAGTTGCTGGCGCGTTCGCAACGCTCCTATCAACCATGCTTTACGCTTTCTGTGGCATTCTCGCAGGGCCAGACGCTCTTCCTGGGTTCTGGATCTTCATGTATCGGGTCAATCCCTTCACCTACCTTGTATCCAGTCTCATGTCGACAACGCTCGGCCAAGCTCCCGCCTATTGCGCAGACACTGAGTTCCAGCAATTCAGTCCAGCTAATGAAACCTGCCTCGAGTACATGCAGAAGTACATGTCGATAGCAGGAGGTTACCTACGCGACAACGAGGCCACAGATCAGTGCCAGTATTGCCAAATTGACAACACCGACCAGTTCCTCCGCCGCATCAACGCGAGCTGGGAAACGCGCTGGAGAAACTTTGGACTGCTGTGGGTTTATGTCGCATTCAACGTTACCGCTGCGATGCTCCTCTACTGGCTGTGTCGTGTGCCCAAGGGCAGGAAAGCAAAAAATGGGTCTGGAAGAAGTTCCCCAAAGATGCAGATGCTGCCTCATGGCGCACTGGGTTCCTTTCCTGTCAATCGCTTTCGGTTTAATATCCAGTCGGTAATAGACTTTTAG